The Lacipirellula parvula genome window below encodes:
- a CDS encoding thiol-disulfide oxidoreductase DCC family protein, producing the protein MSVQPTVPLPRPADRPDADVVIYDGDCGICTAQVSKLPWWDCRGKLAYLSLHDPEVRERFPDLPHERMMEEMVIVDRHGNRHWGPAAIRYLTGRLRRLWWAAPVLYFPGSMLVWRPLYRWIARNRYRLSASSCDSGACQLHLK; encoded by the coding sequence ATGTCCGTGCAGCCTACCGTTCCCCTGCCCCGCCCTGCCGACCGGCCCGACGCCGACGTCGTCATCTACGACGGCGACTGCGGCATCTGCACCGCCCAGGTCAGCAAGCTGCCATGGTGGGATTGCCGCGGGAAGCTGGCGTACCTCTCGCTGCACGATCCCGAAGTTCGCGAGCGGTTCCCCGACCTGCCGCACGAACGGATGATGGAAGAAATGGTGATCGTCGATCGCCACGGCAACCGGCACTGGGGCCCGGCGGCGATCCGTTACCTTACCGGCCGACTGCGTCGCCTCTGGTGGGCGGCGCCGGTGCTCTACTTCCCCGGCAGCATGCTCGTGTGGCGACCGCTCTACCGGTGGATCGCACGGAATCGCTATCGGCTGAGCGCCTCGTCGTGCGACTCGGGCGCGTGCCAGTTGCATTTGAAGTGA